One Candidatus Eremiobacteraceae bacterium DNA segment encodes these proteins:
- a CDS encoding helix-hairpin-helix domain-containing protein, translating to MASSFDKRWLIAGCAAVALAAGLLLPRPAGSQHAVQADATVPPALNGNVSPGSLSPGSSPSPADMAVYVCGAVKNPGVYTFAPGARVIDAIKQAGGPLPDADVEQINLAQPLGDAMKVTVPHKGQTLASDAFMSNDPPASSSYHHRRSHGRSSRSSAHKLAVGQTLDVNTATPEELVQLPGVGPSLAQRIVDYRQQNGPFQTVDDLQNVPGIGPSKFDRMAPFIRL from the coding sequence ATGGCATCTTCATTCGATAAACGCTGGCTGATCGCGGGTTGTGCGGCGGTGGCTCTGGCGGCCGGTCTCTTGTTGCCGCGACCTGCCGGATCGCAACACGCGGTCCAAGCCGACGCCACCGTTCCTCCCGCCCTCAACGGCAATGTGAGCCCGGGCTCTTTGAGCCCGGGCTCCTCACCTTCACCTGCCGATATGGCCGTCTACGTATGCGGCGCGGTCAAGAATCCGGGCGTGTATACCTTCGCGCCTGGCGCGCGTGTGATCGATGCGATCAAGCAGGCCGGCGGCCCGCTTCCGGACGCCGACGTAGAGCAGATTAATCTTGCCCAACCGCTCGGCGACGCGATGAAAGTGACCGTGCCGCACAAGGGGCAGACGCTGGCCAGCGACGCGTTCATGTCGAACGATCCGCCGGCGTCATCGTCGTATCATCACAGGCGCTCCCACGGAAGAAGCTCGCGCTCCAGCGCGCACAAGCTCGCCGTCGGGCAGACGCTTGACGTGAACACGGCCACACCGGAGGAATTAGTCCAATTGCCCGGCGTCGGTCCGAGCCTGGCGCAGCGCATCGTGGATTATCGCCAGCAGAACGGACCGTTCCAAACCGTTGACGACCTGCAAAACGTCCCCGGCATCGGGCCATCGAAGTTCGATCGCATGGCGCCTTTCATCCGACTGTAG
- a CDS encoding arylsulfatase: MSSDDLQREILPIPDPQYVGITTYDAKDPDTKFPPIEPLRPPKGAPNVLIILIDDAGFASSSAFGGVINTPTAEKLAKNGLKYNRFHSTALCSPTRQALLTGRNHHAVGMGSITELATSAPGYSSVRPKAAAALAETLKLNGYSTAQFGKCHEVPVWETSPMGPFNQWPTGSGFEHFYGFIGGEANQWAPALYKDTVPVEIPPDPGYHLTVDLTDRAIDWIGQQRVLMPDKPFFVYFAPGATHAPHHVPKEWADKYKGKFDQGWDKVREQIFARQKELGVIPKDAELTKRPADIPAWDDMDPKLKPILAREMEVYAGFLEHTDYHVGRLVESLERLQQLDNTLIYYIVGDNGASAEGTINGTFNELFMLNGVTGVETPEFLMERIDEFGGPKAYNHYAVGWAHAMDTPYQWTKQVASHWGGTRNGTIVHWPKGIRSKGEIRTQFHHVIDVAATVLDIAQLPHPAAVNGIQQMPLHGFSMKYSFDDAKAAEPHETQYFEMFVNRGIYHKGWTAVTRHSTPWVVAPLPPYDDDVWELYAPDDWTQSRNVAKENPEKLRDLQRLFLIEATKYNVLPLDDRRVERFNSDLAGRPTLIKGDSQVLFGAMGRLTENSIVNIKNKSHSVTAQVVVPKDGAEGVIVHQGGRFGGWVLYAKDGKLTYCYNCFGWKSFIVRSEQQLPEGNHQVRMEFAYDGGGLGKGGNVTLFVDGKKAGSGRVEMTVPMMFSADETCDVSVDTGTPVSSEYSIADSEFNGKVLGVQIDVGKADADRFISAEDRMRIAMARQ; this comes from the coding sequence ATGTCTAGCGACGACCTGCAGCGAGAGATTTTGCCCATTCCGGATCCGCAATACGTCGGTATCACCACCTACGATGCCAAGGACCCGGACACCAAATTCCCGCCGATCGAGCCGCTGCGGCCGCCGAAGGGCGCACCGAACGTGCTCATCATCCTCATCGATGATGCCGGGTTCGCATCGTCGAGCGCCTTCGGCGGCGTCATCAACACGCCGACGGCGGAGAAGCTCGCGAAGAACGGCCTAAAGTACAACCGTTTCCATTCCACGGCCTTGTGCTCGCCGACGCGTCAGGCGCTGCTCACCGGGCGCAACCATCACGCCGTCGGCATGGGCAGCATCACCGAGCTCGCGACGTCGGCACCAGGCTACAGTTCTGTGCGCCCGAAGGCGGCCGCGGCGCTGGCGGAGACGCTCAAGCTCAACGGTTATTCGACCGCGCAGTTCGGTAAGTGCCACGAAGTACCGGTGTGGGAGACCAGCCCGATGGGGCCGTTCAACCAGTGGCCCACCGGCAGCGGCTTCGAGCATTTCTACGGCTTTATCGGCGGCGAAGCAAATCAATGGGCGCCGGCGCTCTACAAGGACACGGTGCCGGTCGAGATTCCGCCCGACCCAGGCTATCACCTCACGGTGGACTTGACGGACCGGGCGATCGACTGGATCGGCCAGCAGCGCGTCCTCATGCCCGACAAGCCGTTCTTCGTGTACTTCGCACCCGGCGCGACGCACGCGCCGCATCACGTGCCCAAAGAATGGGCGGATAAGTATAAGGGCAAGTTCGATCAAGGGTGGGATAAGGTGCGCGAGCAGATCTTCGCGCGTCAAAAGGAACTGGGTGTCATCCCCAAAGACGCCGAGTTGACCAAGCGGCCGGCCGACATCCCGGCGTGGGACGACATGGATCCCAAACTCAAACCGATCCTTGCACGCGAGATGGAAGTCTACGCGGGCTTTCTTGAGCACACCGACTATCACGTCGGCCGGCTCGTCGAGTCGCTCGAGAGACTGCAGCAGCTCGACAACACTCTGATCTATTACATCGTCGGAGACAACGGCGCGTCGGCCGAGGGCACGATCAACGGCACCTTCAACGAGCTGTTCATGCTCAATGGAGTGACCGGCGTCGAGACGCCCGAATTCCTGATGGAGCGCATCGACGAGTTCGGCGGACCAAAGGCGTACAACCACTATGCGGTGGGTTGGGCGCACGCGATGGACACGCCGTATCAATGGACCAAGCAGGTCGCCTCGCACTGGGGCGGCACGCGTAATGGCACAATCGTCCACTGGCCCAAGGGCATCCGCTCCAAGGGCGAGATCCGCACGCAGTTCCATCACGTCATCGACGTGGCGGCGACCGTCCTTGACATCGCGCAGCTGCCGCATCCGGCGGCCGTCAACGGCATCCAGCAGATGCCGCTGCACGGCTTCTCGATGAAGTACTCGTTCGATGACGCTAAGGCGGCGGAACCGCACGAGACCCAATACTTCGAGATGTTCGTCAATCGCGGCATCTATCACAAGGGCTGGACGGCTGTCACGCGGCACAGCACGCCGTGGGTCGTGGCTCCGCTTCCGCCGTACGACGACGACGTGTGGGAGCTTTACGCGCCCGACGATTGGACGCAATCACGCAACGTCGCCAAAGAGAATCCGGAAAAGCTGCGCGACCTGCAACGCCTGTTCCTCATCGAAGCGACGAAATACAACGTGTTGCCGCTGGATGACCGCCGGGTCGAGCGCTTCAACTCAGATCTTGCCGGGCGGCCGACGCTCATCAAGGGCGATTCGCAAGTGCTCTTCGGTGCGATGGGCCGCCTCACCGAGAACTCGATCGTCAACATCAAGAACAAGTCGCACTCGGTGACCGCCCAGGTGGTCGTGCCCAAGGACGGCGCCGAAGGCGTGATCGTCCACCAAGGAGGACGCTTCGGAGGATGGGTCCTCTACGCGAAGGACGGCAAGCTCACGTACTGCTACAACTGCTTCGGTTGGAAATCGTTCATCGTGCGCAGTGAACAACAACTGCCGGAGGGCAATCACCAGGTCCGAATGGAGTTCGCGTACGACGGCGGCGGCCTTGGCAAAGGCGGGAACGTGACGCTCTTCGTCGACGGCAAGAAGGCCGGTAGCGGGCGCGTGGAGATGACCGTTCCGATGATGTTCTCAGCGGACGAGACGTGCGACGTCAGCGTCGACACCGGCACACCCGTGAGCAGTGAATACAGCATCGCTGACAGCGAGTTCAACGGCAAGGTGCTGGGCGTCCAGATCGACGTCGGCAAGGCAGACGCCGATCGCTTCATCAGCGCAGAGGACCGCATGCGCATCGCGATGGCGCGCCAGTAG
- a CDS encoding FkbM family methyltransferase → MPMGFQTGATYVGGGRVLLRTRNGFKMYVDAHDISIAPHLILDGVWEEWTEVALRQLVAPGMTVFEAGANVGYFTLLMARAAGPSGSVHSFECDPQLAMLARDNIEINGLHRSAHIVEKAAGERAGSVTFYRTDRHRGGGSIVQGLEQIPHNATDQRTALEVEMVTFDDFADELGRTPDFIKLDAEGAEPAILRGATQLLDGARPLTIVMEFFPRFVRDAGDDPAALLRMLADKGFELRVIDERKRRIVPANAAALLQRESAELVLRRN, encoded by the coding sequence ATGCCTATGGGCTTTCAGACGGGCGCCACCTATGTGGGCGGCGGCCGCGTCCTTCTGAGGACGCGCAACGGTTTCAAGATGTACGTGGACGCCCACGACATCTCGATCGCCCCTCATCTCATCCTCGACGGCGTGTGGGAAGAGTGGACGGAGGTGGCGCTGCGCCAGCTGGTGGCGCCCGGCATGACGGTCTTCGAAGCCGGCGCGAACGTGGGGTATTTCACGCTGCTGATGGCTCGTGCGGCCGGACCGAGCGGCAGCGTCCATTCGTTCGAGTGCGATCCGCAGCTCGCCATGCTGGCGCGCGACAACATCGAGATCAACGGACTGCACCGCAGCGCGCACATCGTCGAGAAAGCCGCCGGCGAGCGAGCCGGTTCCGTGACCTTCTATCGCACCGACCGGCATCGCGGCGGCGGATCGATCGTGCAGGGCCTCGAGCAGATTCCTCACAACGCGACCGACCAGCGCACCGCGCTCGAGGTCGAGATGGTCACGTTTGATGATTTCGCGGACGAGCTCGGTCGCACGCCGGACTTCATCAAGCTCGACGCGGAAGGTGCCGAGCCGGCCATCCTGCGCGGTGCGACGCAACTGCTGGACGGCGCGCGACCCCTGACCATCGTCATGGAGTTCTTCCCGCGCTTCGTGCGCGATGCCGGCGATGATCCGGCCGCGCTGTTGCGCATGCTGGCGGACAAGGGCTTCGAGCTGCGCGTCATCGACGAGCGCAAGCGACGCATCGTCCCTGCAAACGCTGCGGCGCTCTTGCAACGCGAGAGCGCCGAGCTGGTCTTACGCCGGAACTAG
- a CDS encoding redoxin domain-containing protein: MKILALLCALLAFGACAASAATNAGLERVLAAPDWLNGRPTAADVQGKVVLVDFYTFECYNCKNVEPNLRALYRDVPREQLVILSVHSPETSLEHSRSALEASLGEQGVVWPVAIDNEFAVWNAYGVNAWPTQMIFDRHGVLRKTVVGDSQDALVNATIHQLLAEKT, from the coding sequence TTGAAGATACTGGCACTGTTGTGCGCATTGCTCGCGTTCGGCGCGTGTGCGGCCAGCGCGGCCACCAACGCGGGCCTGGAGCGCGTGCTGGCGGCGCCCGACTGGCTCAACGGCCGGCCGACGGCAGCCGACGTGCAGGGTAAAGTCGTCTTGGTGGATTTTTATACGTTCGAATGCTACAACTGCAAGAACGTCGAGCCCAACCTGCGCGCGCTTTATAGGGACGTGCCGCGCGAGCAATTGGTGATCCTGAGCGTTCACAGCCCCGAGACCTCGTTGGAGCACAGCCGTTCGGCGCTCGAAGCATCGCTCGGCGAGCAAGGCGTCGTCTGGCCGGTCGCCATCGATAACGAGTTTGCTGTCTGGAACGCATACGGCGTGAACGCTTGGCCGACGCAGATGATCTTCGATCGGCATGGCGTGCTGCGCAAGACCGTCGTCGGCGATTCGCAAGACGCGCTCGTCAACGCGACGATCCACCAACTACTAGCGGAGAAGACGTAG
- a CDS encoding molybdopterin-dependent oxidoreductase encodes MRLRRARFLALLAGSALTGCARTATALNDNPGFHRFLEAPERLNLAILGAGQPLAREYADKYISPDFRHNGFDPPSDPTYLAWSRNNWHGYRLFVTGLVDDPTSFSVDDLRSKFPAVTQTTRHDCVEGWSVIGKWRGARVREILAAAGPQSGAKYVVFHCMDDDGTGTKYYESLDMHQAAHPQALLAYDLNDQPVPLKNGAPLRLKVPTQLGYKSAKHVNKIELVAALGGQFGNGGYWEDQGYEWFAGI; translated from the coding sequence ATGAGGCTGCGACGCGCCCGCTTTCTCGCTTTGCTGGCAGGCTCGGCGCTGACCGGCTGCGCGCGCACCGCCACCGCGCTCAACGACAATCCCGGTTTTCACCGTTTCCTGGAAGCGCCCGAGCGGCTCAACCTCGCGATTCTTGGCGCGGGCCAGCCGCTGGCGCGCGAGTACGCCGACAAGTACATCTCTCCCGACTTCCGGCACAACGGCTTCGACCCGCCGTCCGATCCGACGTATCTCGCGTGGAGCCGCAACAACTGGCACGGCTACCGCCTGTTCGTGACCGGGCTGGTCGACGACCCGACGTCGTTTTCCGTCGACGACCTGCGCTCGAAGTTCCCCGCGGTCACCCAGACCACGCGCCACGATTGCGTCGAGGGGTGGAGCGTCATCGGCAAGTGGCGCGGCGCGCGCGTGCGCGAGATCCTCGCCGCGGCAGGTCCGCAGTCAGGCGCCAAGTATGTCGTGTTCCATTGCATGGACGACGACGGCACGGGTACCAAGTACTATGAGTCGCTTGACATGCACCAAGCCGCGCATCCGCAAGCGTTGCTCGCATACGATCTCAACGACCAGCCGGTGCCGCTCAAGAACGGCGCACCGCTCCGGCTCAAAGTGCCCACCCAGTTAGGCTATAAGAGCGCGAAGCACGTCAACAAGATCGAGCTGGTGGCGGCGCTAGGCGGCCAGTTCGGCAACGGCGGTTACTGGGAAGATCAGGGCTACGAGTGGTTCGCCGGCATCTAG
- a CDS encoding cytochrome b/b6 domain-containing protein, whose product MMQRVYRHPIVVRITHWVVALAILILTMSGLQIFMAHPALYASDASKFDAPVFSIYSEMDNAGNPVGKLQIGSKVITTTGLLGWTSDGMGGEASRAFPAWATIPAYRALADGRRWHIFFAWVLGLCAILYAVWAFKLVPTKTEIRELPEALKEHALPWKVKATAHYNPLQKIAYFGVVFMLVPLAIVSGLALSPSFDAWAPWVPALLGGRQFARLWHFVAMWGIIGFFIGHFMMVALTGFWNNLRAMITGWFAVEESP is encoded by the coding sequence ATGATGCAGCGGGTCTATCGGCATCCGATCGTCGTGCGTATCACGCACTGGGTCGTGGCGCTCGCGATCCTCATCCTCACGATGAGCGGTCTGCAGATCTTCATGGCGCACCCGGCGCTGTACGCGTCCGACGCGTCCAAGTTCGACGCGCCTGTGTTTTCCATTTATAGCGAAATGGACAACGCCGGCAACCCGGTCGGCAAGCTGCAGATCGGATCCAAGGTGATCACGACGACCGGCCTCTTGGGCTGGACGTCGGACGGCATGGGCGGGGAGGCGTCGCGCGCGTTCCCGGCGTGGGCGACGATCCCGGCCTATCGCGCGCTCGCCGACGGCCGGCGCTGGCACATCTTCTTCGCCTGGGTGCTCGGCCTGTGCGCCATCTTGTACGCGGTCTGGGCGTTCAAGCTCGTGCCGACCAAGACGGAGATACGCGAACTGCCCGAAGCGCTCAAAGAACACGCGCTGCCCTGGAAAGTCAAAGCGACCGCACACTACAATCCGTTGCAGAAGATCGCGTACTTCGGCGTCGTCTTCATGCTCGTGCCGCTCGCGATCGTCTCAGGTTTGGCGCTATCGCCGTCCTTCGATGCCTGGGCGCCCTGGGTGCCAGCGCTGTTGGGCGGGCGCCAGTTCGCGCGCCTGTGGCATTTCGTCGCGATGTGGGGCATCATCGGCTTCTTCATCGGACATTTCATGATGGTCGCGCTCACCGGTTTTTGGAACAATCTGCGCGCGATGATCACCGGCTGGTTCGCTGTGGAGGAATCGCCATGA